The following coding sequences lie in one Parachlamydia acanthamoebae genomic window:
- a CDS encoding BON domain-containing protein produces MKNLNKIIMTGITFLATTSVLNAFEYTDRPPGSVSTPSQTNPPTVNPPGRPSTNPPGKGSVSQPGSSQNSIRQNTIQENATPSNPASTVNPSSSSTPNNYNTQNTSSSNYRHANPYHNTLTEADVRTHTGALVDDDIVQKVRWGIMNDKTISDKGKSIQISVTDGEVTLIGNVANESDKNKIESIVKQIEGVKKINSKLSVSGK; encoded by the coding sequence ATGAAAAATTTAAACAAAATCATTATGACGGGAATTACATTCCTAGCAACGACATCTGTCTTGAATGCTTTTGAATACACAGATCGCCCACCAGGCTCTGTTTCAACTCCATCACAAACAAATCCACCTACAGTTAACCCTCCAGGAAGACCCTCAACAAATCCTCCTGGTAAAGGTTCCGTGAGCCAACCAGGCTCATCGCAAAACTCGATTCGTCAAAATACGATTCAAGAAAATGCAACCCCCTCAAATCCAGCCTCCACTGTCAATCCATCAAGCTCAAGCACTCCTAATAACTACAACACACAGAACACATCCAGCAGCAATTATCGCCACGCAAATCCTTATCACAACACTTTAACAGAAGCTGATGTTCGCACCCATACAGGGGCTCTTGTTGATGATGATATCGTTCAAAAAGTCCGCTGGGGAATCATGAACGATAAAACCATTTCAGACAAAGGTAAAAGTATCCAAATTTCTGTCACTGACGGGGAGGTTACTTTGATTGGAAATGTTGCAAATGAAAGCGACAAAAACAAAATCGAATCGATTGTTAAACAAATCGAAGGTGTGAAAAAAATTAATAGCAAGTTATCTGTCTCTGGCAAATAA
- a CDS encoding GH36-type glycosyl hydrolase domain-containing protein, translating into MEQWNIALAFYQNPHTASTVLKSLAREGFRRSAAIHHTKDGKFTIQTFPPIFFYLGIFVLALLFALFLFLTFYTSSLFFINTLIVGVTLGVLVWKKAYLFKGIDKQVLAHFNNCVLKNEILIISQVKPKDISVALSILRHVESGHPLSFLLQPEPKHEQIKTLSCTLEPLSTHSLEDIAAHFAQSIGNVSTLKTHHFPLLIQLKASAQTLRNIRNNLSLIEAAEQPINTSAEWLLDNNHVIQGTIEEIQRNFPKKYYQKLPVLLEGPLKSFPRVYAVAQELICHTGNRLTRENIIAFLTSFQKVQPLSIGELWAVPLMLRLRLIECLHALALNTEKYLRESELASFWGNRLLSVSRNDPSRLNSLLKDLEKEYPQPSLLFSEELLDHLYDEEKIIPTVKKWLQSLYSEPLTELIQQEQIKKTQEDVALSNSIVSLITLSQFSWQSIFETLSPIDAILSRDPLDVYSVMSFNTRDNYRHIIEMLARHSSFSESAIATRILELAENGKEDVTRHVGYYLVDKGRDIIEDEIHYHKPFAQKIRRFLKKHPTGSYLSALGLFTLLVEAGLIYLSQRAGATLTQSSLFALLALIPISEMSIQFINSLFSLILDPFVLPKMSYDIGIPEKYKTLVIVPIKVASSKEIQDHFMHLEVNYLANSDPMLHYGLFVDLADAPERYLPEDDVIMECCLKGMEHLENKYGKGKFFLFSRQRIWSESEHAWIGGERKRGKLEWLNRYLIGDALPENILLTGSREALTNTRYVITLDADTQLPKEKAKQLIETISHPLNVVKLSDTGTILRGYTLIQPRVATNLSHLNETVFSHIFAEATAADPYTQAVSDVYQDLLHEGSYHGKGIYDVQAFHKLLKDRFPDEHVLSHDLLEGAYVRVAFASDIILYDSFPSNYFSWTKRQHRWIRGDWQIIDWLWSWVPDATVQKKKNILSAINRWKILDNLRRSLVPVCIVLLLVCAWLFSVQPGLWTALSTIVLFVPAISLCLCKLKSFLLSFKLTVRELGNALVRCLINLALLPYQAYLSLDAYLRVFYRRHFSHRHLLEWSVNNHAAPSAHRRFLWKLSIFSLLSLIVLVATFWIHPSAFFVALPFGLLWMLSPGIVAILDKSIHFEKGRRLTHSQQTFLRHIARKTWRYFDDFVGPQTHWLPPDNYQAALSVEVAQRTSPTNIGLWMVAVLSAYDLKYLTFDQVLDRLSSTLLNINKLEQYEGHLLNWYDTQTSQPLYPRYVSSVDSGNFLACLWTIEQGVLELLSAPLLPTSLFEGIKDNYELLSLENEAVEVIPFRNLLDKDLSDLSSIRQTIQAALDLLQQMREKQNPAQPESVYWFNQIEKQLTEWDSISKRYFNWVDVLNEPSEEQLVLIHPEAPEWRQNSLKAVPSLQSLASGDFPEELQNFVKILKQNQNLSKEHHEWLKKLHESMQTSQWLAGEKLEVAREILTDLEALSRNMNMGFLYNRERKLFTIGYHVDDCKLDSSYYDLLASEARIASLVSIAKGDIPLEHWWALGRPYGLVDGVRVLLSWGGTMFEYLMPLLFNKYYPHSLLGEGCKAAVACQIHYGKKRGIPWGISESAFSDIDSRKTYQYRSFGVPGLGFKRNLEEDLVVSPYSTGLALSVDPLSAIQNFEIMRNKDFRLLSTYGYYESIDFSRQHGPQGERGVIVYAYMAHHQSMSFIAINNLLNQDIIPDRFHANPYIMGVESLLYENPPVNPMITKKGYRAEIPISRLKPISTKPIMGVTESPHSVTPKVNLLSNNEYSVMFTNSGGGYSRWRDFDLTRWRSDITTDSWGYFCYIKDMDTGAMWSTAFHPTDVPGQSYSVNFKPDVVRIQRRDHNIGTLTEIAISPEDPAEVRLITLANFSSKSRQIELTSYMELVLAPHASDRSHPAFNKLFIQTEALPELSAIIAFRRLRSTDDPPIWMGHLVVCSHLMNDTVQYETDRCRFIGRGKHLQRPEALEGNLSNTVGTVLDPIFSLRARVFLEPSQRIQVSFITVVANTREAVIELIKKYSNLSSTHRAFEMAWTHAQLELRHLRIHQEDTQLFQKLAGRILYPHAQLRPPIDRLRKNILGQSHLWAHGISGDLPIVVISIDDVHEIDLVKQALTAHAFWRLRGLKVDLVILCEEATSYASPLLERLKILIRSQIYHADVDQPGGVFLRASDTFPEDELILLLSVARVNLIAARGSLRQQLVSPAPLPLTVPRLVPNQHVHEEPSRPLPFIELPYFNGLGGFTPDGREYVIYLGPGTVTPMPWINVMANSQFGTLVSEAGLGSSWYGNSQTNRLTPWSNDPVLDPIADTLYIRDEQLGTFWTPTPSPIRELDAYRIRHGQGYTRFEHNSHGIEQDLLVFVPVDSDGGHPVRIQRLKLSNHSSHKRFLSVTSFTTWVLGTTREETQMHILTEWDPETQALLAYNHYNNDYGSHVAFASCTPIANSFTANRTEFLGRNHLASDPAALKRKGLSGFCGAAVDPCAALQVMVELAPGEEKELFFFIGYAPNTQSARDLILKCRDQNWIDNTFVKTQNYWDHLLGQVQVETPELFLNFTLNRWLLYQNLSCRIWGRSAFYQSSGAYGFRDQLQDVMALLNTDPQIAKQQILRAAAHQFIEGDVQHWWHPPANGGVRTRITDDLLWLPFVTAQYIRVTKDLSILDEVIPFLKGEILAPDQHEAYFIPEVSEETGTLFEHCRRAILKGITAGPHGLPLIGGGDWNDGMNRVGIYGKGESVWLAWFLIHVLNDFAEILTQIGQESTAESFTTQAERLAETVEAQAWDGNWYRRAYFDDGTPLGSQQNEEDQIDCLPQAWAVISGAGQTERISQAMLAVEEHLVREKERLVLLLTPPFDKTPLDPGYIKGYPPGVRENGGQYTHGSLWVPLAFARMGEADKAAKILRLMHPITHTPTAEDANRYKAEPYVLAGDVYFLENQIGRGGWSWYTGSCGWMYRIWLEEMLGFKLRGDKLTIQPCMPTTWESYKIYYRYKTTHYTIIIENPSHLKYYNLRIEIDGVLSQESEISLVDDGKAHEVKIILIEIK; encoded by the coding sequence ATGGAACAATGGAATATTGCTTTAGCGTTTTATCAAAATCCTCATACGGCTAGTACCGTTTTAAAAAGCCTTGCAAGAGAAGGATTTAGACGTAGTGCGGCTATTCATCACACTAAGGATGGAAAGTTCACCATCCAAACGTTCCCTCCCATTTTCTTTTATTTGGGGATATTTGTTCTAGCATTACTTTTTGCGTTATTTCTTTTTTTAACTTTTTATACATCCTCATTATTTTTCATTAATACGTTGATTGTTGGGGTCACTCTAGGAGTTCTAGTTTGGAAAAAAGCTTATTTATTTAAAGGAATAGATAAACAAGTTTTGGCACATTTTAATAATTGTGTGTTAAAAAATGAAATTTTAATTATTTCACAAGTCAAACCAAAAGATATTTCGGTCGCACTTTCTATTTTACGACATGTTGAAAGTGGGCATCCCCTTTCTTTTCTATTACAGCCAGAACCTAAGCATGAACAAATCAAAACTCTCAGTTGCACGCTTGAGCCATTAAGTACGCATAGTTTAGAAGACATTGCGGCTCATTTTGCACAGTCGATAGGCAACGTATCAACTCTAAAAACTCACCATTTTCCACTTTTAATTCAACTTAAAGCAAGTGCGCAAACGCTTCGCAATATTCGAAATAATCTATCGTTAATTGAGGCGGCAGAACAACCCATTAATACCTCTGCAGAATGGCTATTAGACAATAACCACGTGATTCAGGGAACAATTGAAGAAATTCAACGCAATTTCCCTAAAAAATATTATCAAAAACTTCCTGTTCTTCTTGAAGGGCCGCTAAAGAGCTTTCCACGCGTTTATGCTGTTGCTCAAGAACTTATCTGCCATACAGGAAATCGATTGACACGAGAGAATATCATTGCCTTCTTAACCAGTTTTCAAAAAGTGCAACCACTTTCAATTGGAGAGCTTTGGGCAGTTCCTTTAATGCTCAGGCTACGACTCATCGAATGCCTTCATGCTCTTGCATTAAATACAGAAAAGTATCTAAGAGAAAGTGAACTGGCAAGTTTTTGGGGAAACAGACTTTTGAGCGTTTCTCGAAATGATCCTAGTCGATTAAATAGCCTTTTAAAAGATCTTGAAAAAGAATATCCACAGCCATCTCTTTTATTTTCCGAAGAATTGCTCGATCACTTATACGACGAAGAAAAAATTATTCCCACAGTAAAAAAATGGCTGCAAAGTTTGTATTCAGAGCCCTTAACTGAGCTTATTCAGCAAGAGCAAATCAAAAAAACACAGGAAGATGTCGCACTTTCTAATTCGATTGTGAGCCTCATTACACTTTCTCAATTTTCTTGGCAGAGCATATTTGAGACTTTAAGTCCGATTGACGCCATATTAAGTCGTGATCCTCTCGATGTTTACTCCGTGATGAGTTTTAATACGCGCGATAATTATCGTCACATCATTGAAATGCTTGCACGCCACTCTAGTTTTTCTGAAAGTGCGATTGCCACACGCATTTTGGAATTGGCGGAAAATGGAAAAGAAGATGTGACCCGACACGTAGGATACTACCTCGTGGATAAGGGACGAGACATTATTGAAGACGAAATCCATTATCATAAACCTTTTGCACAAAAAATTAGACGCTTCTTAAAAAAGCATCCGACCGGCTCTTATTTGAGTGCTTTAGGTTTATTTACCCTGTTGGTGGAAGCTGGTTTGATCTATCTTTCGCAACGGGCAGGTGCAACGCTGACGCAATCCAGCTTATTTGCCTTACTCGCCCTGATCCCCATTAGTGAAATGAGCATCCAATTCATCAATAGTCTCTTCAGTCTTATTCTAGATCCTTTTGTATTACCCAAAATGTCTTATGATATCGGGATTCCGGAAAAATATAAAACACTGGTGATCGTTCCCATTAAAGTCGCTTCTTCCAAGGAAATTCAAGATCATTTCATGCATCTGGAAGTGAATTATTTAGCAAACTCAGATCCGATGTTGCACTATGGTTTATTCGTTGACCTAGCAGATGCACCTGAAAGATACCTTCCCGAAGATGATGTGATAATGGAATGCTGTTTAAAAGGAATGGAACACCTCGAAAATAAATATGGGAAAGGCAAATTTTTTCTCTTTAGCAGGCAACGTATCTGGAGTGAAAGTGAGCATGCTTGGATTGGGGGTGAGCGCAAGAGAGGAAAACTGGAATGGCTGAATCGATATCTTATCGGGGATGCACTGCCTGAAAATATCCTGCTCACTGGATCCCGAGAAGCTTTGACAAACACCCGCTATGTGATTACCCTCGATGCAGACACTCAACTTCCAAAAGAAAAAGCCAAGCAACTGATCGAAACAATTTCTCATCCATTAAATGTTGTGAAGCTCTCTGATACAGGGACAATTTTACGAGGATATACACTCATACAACCACGTGTCGCAACCAATTTATCTCATTTGAATGAGACGGTTTTTTCCCATATCTTTGCCGAAGCAACAGCCGCCGATCCCTACACACAAGCCGTTTCTGACGTATACCAGGATCTACTGCATGAAGGCAGTTATCACGGTAAAGGCATTTATGATGTGCAGGCCTTTCATAAACTTTTAAAAGACCGTTTTCCGGACGAGCATGTACTAAGCCATGATTTGCTGGAAGGTGCGTATGTGCGTGTAGCATTTGCCAGCGATATTATTCTTTATGACTCTTTTCCTTCTAATTATTTCAGCTGGACAAAACGTCAACATCGCTGGATTCGAGGAGACTGGCAAATCATCGATTGGCTATGGTCATGGGTTCCAGACGCAACGGTGCAAAAAAAGAAAAACATTTTATCTGCCATTAACCGTTGGAAAATTTTAGACAATTTGCGTCGTTCATTAGTTCCCGTTTGCATTGTTTTATTGCTTGTGTGTGCATGGCTTTTTTCAGTGCAACCAGGTCTTTGGACAGCACTTTCCACAATCGTGCTCTTCGTTCCTGCTATTTCGCTTTGTCTATGCAAACTTAAAAGCTTTTTGCTGTCTTTTAAACTAACCGTTAGAGAGTTGGGAAATGCCCTTGTACGTTGTTTGATCAATCTAGCTCTGCTTCCCTATCAGGCTTATCTCTCACTCGATGCCTACCTAAGAGTTTTTTATCGACGCCATTTTTCACATCGGCATTTATTGGAGTGGTCTGTCAACAACCATGCCGCTCCTTCTGCCCATCGCCGTTTTTTGTGGAAATTATCCATTTTTTCTTTATTGTCACTCATCGTTTTGGTGGCAACATTTTGGATACACCCATCCGCTTTTTTTGTCGCTTTACCCTTCGGCCTTCTCTGGATGCTCAGTCCAGGAATTGTCGCTATTTTGGATAAATCGATCCATTTTGAAAAAGGACGCAGACTGACGCATTCGCAACAAACGTTTCTCCGCCATATCGCCCGCAAAACTTGGCGTTATTTTGATGATTTTGTGGGACCGCAAACACATTGGCTACCTCCAGATAACTATCAAGCCGCCTTGTCTGTTGAAGTTGCTCAAAGAACATCTCCCACAAATATTGGATTGTGGATGGTTGCTGTTTTAAGTGCCTACGATTTAAAGTACTTAACTTTTGATCAAGTGTTAGATCGCCTTTCTTCTACTCTACTGAATATCAATAAGCTTGAGCAATATGAAGGGCATCTTTTGAATTGGTATGACACACAAACTTCACAGCCCTTATATCCTCGATACGTTTCTTCTGTTGATAGCGGAAACTTCTTAGCTTGCCTATGGACGATTGAACAAGGCGTCTTAGAGCTTCTTTCAGCGCCTCTTTTGCCAACCTCTCTCTTTGAGGGAATAAAAGATAATTATGAACTCTTAAGCTTAGAAAATGAAGCCGTTGAAGTTATTCCTTTTAGAAATCTATTAGACAAAGACTTATCCGATTTATCCTCTATTAGACAAACTATCCAAGCTGCATTAGATTTGCTTCAACAAATGCGAGAAAAACAAAATCCAGCGCAACCTGAATCGGTTTATTGGTTTAATCAAATAGAGAAACAACTAACAGAATGGGATTCCATTAGCAAACGTTACTTCAATTGGGTGGATGTTTTGAATGAACCCTCTGAAGAACAATTGGTGCTCATTCATCCTGAAGCTCCTGAATGGCGTCAAAATAGCTTAAAGGCTGTACCATCTTTACAATCATTAGCCTCTGGCGATTTTCCTGAAGAGCTGCAAAATTTTGTCAAAATTTTGAAACAAAATCAAAATCTCTCTAAAGAGCACCACGAATGGCTAAAAAAACTACATGAAAGTATGCAGACAAGTCAGTGGCTGGCGGGGGAAAAATTAGAAGTTGCCCGCGAAATCTTAACTGACCTAGAAGCGCTGTCTCGTAATATGAACATGGGCTTCTTGTACAACCGCGAAAGAAAGCTTTTCACAATAGGTTATCATGTTGACGATTGCAAGCTCGATTCTTCCTACTATGACCTATTGGCTAGTGAAGCTCGCATAGCCAGCTTAGTGTCTATTGCCAAGGGAGATATCCCACTCGAACACTGGTGGGCACTAGGCAGACCTTATGGCCTTGTTGATGGAGTTCGCGTCCTGCTCTCTTGGGGTGGCACGATGTTTGAATATTTGATGCCTCTTCTCTTCAATAAATACTATCCCCATTCACTTTTAGGAGAAGGCTGCAAAGCTGCAGTGGCATGCCAAATTCACTATGGCAAAAAAAGAGGAATTCCTTGGGGAATTTCAGAATCTGCTTTTAGCGATATTGATTCACGCAAAACCTACCAATATCGCAGCTTTGGGGTGCCGGGATTAGGATTTAAAAGAAACCTCGAAGAAGATCTAGTGGTAAGCCCATACTCCACAGGACTTGCCTTAAGCGTTGATCCACTCTCCGCTATCCAGAATTTTGAAATCATGAGAAATAAAGATTTTAGATTGCTTAGCACTTATGGATATTATGAATCCATAGACTTTTCGCGTCAGCATGGACCACAAGGAGAACGAGGTGTTATTGTATATGCATATATGGCACACCATCAATCGATGTCTTTTATCGCCATCAACAATTTGCTGAATCAAGACATTATCCCCGATCGTTTTCATGCAAATCCCTACATTATGGGCGTTGAGTCGCTTCTTTACGAAAATCCGCCTGTCAATCCAATGATTACCAAAAAAGGATATCGCGCAGAAATCCCAATTTCAAGACTCAAACCCATTTCTACAAAACCAATTATGGGAGTCACTGAGAGTCCGCATAGTGTCACCCCCAAAGTTAATCTTCTTTCAAATAATGAATATTCTGTCATGTTTACTAACTCTGGAGGAGGATATAGCCGTTGGAGAGACTTTGATTTAACCCGATGGCGTTCAGATATCACGACAGATTCCTGGGGATATTTTTGCTATATCAAAGATATGGATACAGGCGCGATGTGGTCAACAGCGTTCCATCCGACAGATGTACCTGGGCAAAGCTATTCAGTTAATTTTAAACCAGATGTGGTGCGCATCCAACGCAGAGATCACAATATAGGCACGCTCACTGAAATTGCTATCTCCCCCGAAGATCCTGCTGAAGTTCGCTTAATTACCTTAGCCAATTTTTCCTCTAAATCTCGTCAAATTGAACTGACGAGTTACATGGAACTCGTTTTAGCTCCTCATGCCTCAGATCGTTCACATCCAGCTTTTAATAAGCTATTTATTCAAACAGAAGCTTTGCCCGAGCTTTCAGCCATCATTGCCTTTAGACGCCTTCGATCAACGGATGACCCGCCCATCTGGATGGGACATCTCGTTGTCTGCAGCCATTTAATGAACGATACGGTGCAATATGAAACTGATAGGTGCCGTTTTATTGGACGAGGAAAACATTTGCAAAGACCAGAAGCTTTAGAGGGAAATCTTTCAAATACGGTTGGGACCGTTCTAGATCCTATTTTCAGCTTAAGAGCTCGCGTCTTTTTAGAGCCCTCTCAACGTATTCAAGTCTCTTTTATTACAGTTGTGGCCAATACCCGTGAAGCTGTCATTGAATTAATCAAAAAATACAGCAATCTCAGCTCGACGCATCGTGCCTTTGAAATGGCTTGGACACATGCCCAGTTGGAGTTGCGCCATTTACGTATTCACCAAGAAGATACGCAACTCTTTCAAAAATTGGCTGGCCGCATTTTATATCCACACGCTCAATTGCGTCCTCCTATAGATCGGTTGCGCAAAAATATCTTAGGACAATCGCACTTATGGGCACATGGTATTTCTGGCGATCTTCCTATTGTCGTCATCTCAATCGATGATGTCCACGAAATTGACTTAGTCAAGCAAGCCTTAACAGCCCATGCTTTTTGGCGTCTGCGTGGACTTAAAGTAGATCTAGTCATTTTATGCGAAGAAGCCACAAGTTATGCAAGCCCCCTTCTTGAAAGATTAAAAATATTGATTCGGTCACAAATTTATCACGCTGACGTCGATCAACCAGGTGGGGTCTTTTTACGTGCTAGCGATACATTCCCAGAAGACGAGCTAATTCTGCTTCTCTCTGTTGCACGTGTTAACCTGATCGCTGCTCGCGGCTCACTTAGACAACAGCTTGTCTCACCCGCACCACTCCCTTTAACAGTCCCGCGCTTAGTGCCAAATCAGCATGTACACGAGGAGCCCTCTCGTCCACTTCCCTTTATTGAGCTCCCTTATTTCAACGGTTTAGGCGGCTTTACTCCGGATGGACGCGAATATGTTATTTACCTAGGACCTGGCACAGTGACGCCTATGCCCTGGATAAATGTGATGGCCAATTCTCAATTTGGAACACTGGTTTCAGAAGCTGGACTGGGAAGTAGCTGGTATGGGAATAGCCAAACCAATCGATTGACTCCTTGGTCAAACGATCCGGTGCTTGATCCAATCGCAGATACGCTCTATATTCGCGATGAGCAATTGGGAACTTTTTGGACCCCCACACCCTCACCCATTCGCGAGCTAGATGCTTATCGAATTCGCCATGGGCAAGGCTATACCCGATTTGAACATAATAGCCATGGAATCGAACAAGATCTTCTCGTCTTTGTGCCTGTTGACTCTGATGGAGGCCATCCTGTTCGAATCCAGAGGCTAAAACTTTCCAATCACTCGTCCCACAAACGTTTTCTCAGTGTCACTTCATTTACAACATGGGTACTTGGCACAACACGAGAAGAAACGCAAATGCACATTCTCACAGAATGGGATCCGGAAACCCAAGCCCTCTTGGCTTATAATCACTATAACAATGACTATGGCTCTCATGTCGCATTTGCTAGCTGCACACCTATCGCCAATTCATTTACAGCCAATCGTACCGAATTTTTAGGACGCAACCACTTGGCATCCGATCCAGCTGCATTGAAGCGAAAAGGACTATCGGGCTTTTGTGGAGCTGCAGTCGATCCTTGCGCAGCCTTGCAAGTGATGGTCGAACTGGCCCCAGGAGAAGAAAAAGAGCTTTTCTTCTTTATTGGATATGCTCCTAATACACAAAGTGCGCGAGATCTTATCCTAAAATGTCGCGATCAAAATTGGATAGATAACACCTTTGTCAAAACACAAAATTACTGGGATCATCTGTTGGGTCAAGTCCAAGTGGAAACACCCGAATTATTTCTTAATTTTACTCTCAATCGATGGCTGCTTTATCAAAACTTAAGCTGTCGTATTTGGGGCCGATCCGCTTTTTATCAATCGAGTGGAGCCTACGGTTTTCGTGATCAGTTGCAAGATGTGATGGCCCTGCTTAATACGGATCCACAGATTGCCAAGCAACAAATTTTGCGTGCGGCCGCCCATCAATTTATAGAAGGAGATGTGCAACATTGGTGGCACCCTCCTGCAAACGGTGGTGTACGCACGCGCATTACAGATGATCTTCTTTGGTTACCGTTTGTGACGGCCCAATATATCCGTGTGACAAAAGATCTCTCGATCCTAGATGAAGTCATTCCGTTTTTAAAGGGAGAAATCCTTGCTCCTGATCAACATGAAGCTTATTTTATTCCGGAAGTTTCCGAAGAAACAGGGACACTTTTTGAGCATTGTCGAAGAGCTATCCTCAAAGGAATCACAGCAGGACCTCATGGTCTCCCTCTTATTGGTGGTGGAGACTGGAATGATGGAATGAATCGCGTCGGAATTTACGGAAAAGGTGAAAGCGTCTGGTTAGCATGGTTTCTCATCCATGTTTTAAATGATTTTGCAGAAATTTTAACCCAGATTGGGCAAGAATCAACAGCAGAAAGCTTTACGACTCAAGCCGAACGATTAGCTGAAACAGTCGAAGCTCAAGCATGGGATGGAAACTGGTATAGACGCGCCTATTTTGATGACGGCACCCCATTAGGTTCCCAACAAAACGAAGAGGATCAGATTGATTGCCTTCCTCAAGCATGGGCAGTGATTAGTGGTGCAGGTCAAACTGAGAGGATCTCGCAAGCCATGTTAGCAGTCGAAGAGCATTTGGTACGTGAAAAAGAACGCTTAGTGCTGCTATTGACTCCTCCGTTTGATAAAACCCCCTTAGATCCCGGCTATATTAAAGGATATCCTCCTGGAGTTCGAGAAAATGGAGGACAGTACACGCATGGCTCTTTATGGGTTCCGCTTGCTTTTGCGCGAATGGGAGAAGCTGATAAAGCGGCCAAAATTCTTCGCTTAATGCATCCGATCACACATACACCCACTGCCGAAGACGCAAATCGCTATAAAGCAGAACCCTACGTATTAGCTGGAGATGTCTACTTTTTGGAAAACCAGATTGGAAGAGGCGGATGGAGTTGGTATACAGGATCTTGTGGATGGATGTACAGGATTTGGCTGGAAGAGATGCTCGGCTTTAAATTAAGAGGTGATAAGCTCACCATTCAACCATGCATGCCAACAACCTGGGAAAGTTACAAGATCTACTATCGTTATAAGACAACCCATTACACCATTATAATCGAAAACCCCTCTCACTTAAAATATTACAATTTGCGTATTGAAATAGATGGAGTTTTATCGCAAGAATCGGAGATTTCACTGGTCGATGATGGAAAGGCACACGAGGTAAAGATTATCCTCATTGAAATAAAGTAA